In Methanofollis sp., one DNA window encodes the following:
- a CDS encoding methanogenesis marker 15 protein has translation MTEKVRIAQLSCGPEYSGVQKEINDAAAMVDAEVFFPDIMLDDVREGFESFGLDVRSPDLKLAIGRAKALVDGKIDADAVFIATCFRCAEAAIVRNELRRYIHENSSLPVVSYSFTERTTAGTLLTRMEALTTIARRRALLAREEQEGITMGIDSGSSTTKAVVMKDNEIVGTGWLPTTEVLKSAEGVVDLALAEAGLTMNDIQAIGTTGYGRYLVGKRFNAQLVQEELTVNSKGAVYLAGSQHGPATVIDIGGMDNKAITVQDGIPGMFTMGGICAGASGRFLEMTAKRLGIDITELGPLAMKGMGEKVPMNSYCIVFGTQSLVNALAEGSSREDVAAAACHSVAEQVFEQQLQEVDIKEPVIMVGGTSLIQGLVYAMGQLLQTEIVVPHHSQYIGAVGCALLASGFVKGE, from the coding sequence ATGACTGAGAAGGTGCGGATCGCCCAGCTCTCCTGCGGGCCCGAGTACTCGGGCGTTCAGAAGGAGATCAACGACGCCGCGGCGATGGTCGACGCCGAGGTCTTCTTCCCCGACATCATGCTCGACGACGTGCGGGAGGGCTTCGAGAGCTTCGGTCTCGACGTCCGGAGTCCTGACCTGAAACTTGCGATCGGGCGGGCGAAGGCCCTTGTCGACGGGAAGATCGACGCCGACGCCGTCTTCATCGCCACCTGCTTCAGGTGCGCCGAGGCGGCGATCGTGAGAAACGAACTCCGCCGGTACATCCACGAGAACTCCAGCCTCCCTGTCGTCTCGTACTCCTTCACCGAGAGGACGACCGCGGGCACCCTCCTCACCAGGATGGAGGCCCTGACCACCATCGCCCGGCGCCGCGCCCTCCTCGCCCGCGAGGAGCAGGAAGGGATCACCATGGGCATTGACTCGGGTTCCTCGACGACGAAGGCGGTGGTCATGAAGGACAACGAGATCGTCGGCACAGGCTGGCTCCCGACGACCGAGGTGCTGAAGAGCGCCGAAGGGGTCGTCGACCTCGCCCTGGCCGAGGCCGGCCTCACGATGAACGACATCCAGGCGATCGGGACGACCGGGTACGGCCGGTATCTCGTCGGCAAGCGTTTCAACGCGCAACTCGTCCAGGAGGAACTGACCGTCAACTCGAAGGGCGCCGTCTACCTTGCCGGCAGTCAGCACGGCCCCGCGACCGTTATCGACATCGGCGGCATGGACAACAAGGCGATCACGGTCCAGGACGGGATACCCGGCATGTTCACGATGGGCGGGATCTGTGCCGGGGCGAGTGGTCGGTTCCTTGAGATGACCGCGAAGCGCCTGGGCATCGACATCACCGAACTCGGCCCCCTCGCGATGAAGGGGATGGGCGAGAAGGTGCCGATGAACTCGTATTGTATCGTCTTCGGGACGCAGAGCCTGGTGAACGCCCTTGCCGAGGGGAGCAGCAGGGAGGACGTCGCTGCGGCGGCCTGCCACTCGGTGGCTGAGCAGGTCTTCGAGCAGCAGCTCCAGGAGGTGGACATCAAGGAGCCGGTGATCATGGTCGGCGGCACCTCCCTGATCCAGGGGCTGGTGTACGCGATGGGCCAGCTCCTCCAGACCGAGATCGTCGTCCCGCACCATTCCCAGTATATCGGTGCGGTGGGGTGCGCTCTGCTTGCGTCGGGTTTTGTGAAGGGAGAGTAG
- a CDS encoding methanogenesis marker 3 protein — protein MHVLLDGRPVEAGAGATLGDLLPDLGGSYFVAVIRPQAMEAAQTGHLRLVTTAGEVVIETTPLFSTYFGNETIPAPLSLRWSDRYTAAFGPFPSGVSPDRRPHRYARGDVVLGCAGYDRVRSVLLFARADHRADFGAGADGGVVGTIVSGRGVIDRWTEGDSITAVERVVSWADRSTSFTTADPATPLEEGCEVVTRVEVTAEGYGGDVVGTKTARSVEHLLLSLEGGFFSVGRAASTFIRDETMVPMDVSMDLKKPRREGAVTVRAAGGSRGGVYMYREEIPSHPAHTLVGHVVHGIEIVKLAESGQRFRVSVDPARFDLVGFPLAEARAIAERRGIGVELKGEGEDLIVVGQSPGTTLEALAKGSVVLSVLPAEKVVGITLDDARAPTTCDIFRRATGLKTHAVGSMPVLFTFEDVTLFQPKIKKSINILPENVPKDLVPSGSLAMTNESRRGAGMVGVRATDNSEFGPTSEPFESTNLIGRVLDLEKVARFKEGETVYVREVKRHG, from the coding sequence ATGCACGTCCTCCTTGACGGGAGACCGGTGGAGGCCGGTGCCGGGGCGACGCTCGGCGACCTCCTCCCCGACCTGGGCGGGTCATATTTCGTGGCGGTGATCCGGCCGCAGGCGATGGAGGCGGCGCAGACCGGCCACCTCCGCCTTGTGACCACGGCGGGCGAGGTCGTCATCGAGACCACGCCTCTCTTTTCGACGTATTTTGGCAACGAAACAATCCCGGCCCCTCTCTCCCTCCGCTGGAGCGACCGGTACACCGCCGCCTTCGGGCCCTTCCCCTCCGGCGTCTCCCCGGACAGAAGGCCGCACCGGTACGCCCGCGGCGACGTGGTCCTCGGGTGTGCGGGCTATGACCGGGTACGCTCTGTCCTGCTCTTCGCCCGCGCCGACCACCGGGCAGATTTCGGCGCCGGGGCCGACGGCGGGGTCGTCGGCACGATCGTCAGCGGCCGGGGCGTCATCGACCGCTGGACGGAGGGCGACAGTATCACCGCGGTCGAGAGGGTCGTCTCCTGGGCCGATCGGTCCACCTCGTTCACGACCGCGGACCCGGCGACGCCCCTCGAAGAGGGGTGCGAGGTCGTCACCCGCGTCGAGGTGACGGCTGAGGGTTATGGCGGCGACGTTGTCGGGACGAAGACGGCGAGGAGCGTCGAGCACCTCCTCCTCTCCCTGGAGGGCGGGTTCTTCTCTGTCGGCAGGGCCGCGTCCACCTTCATCAGGGACGAGACCATGGTCCCGATGGACGTCTCGATGGACCTCAAAAAGCCGCGGCGTGAGGGTGCGGTCACGGTCAGGGCGGCAGGCGGTTCCCGCGGCGGGGTCTATATGTACCGCGAGGAGATCCCGAGCCACCCGGCCCACACTCTCGTCGGGCATGTCGTCCACGGCATCGAGATCGTGAAACTAGCGGAGAGCGGGCAGCGCTTCAGGGTCTCTGTCGACCCGGCCAGGTTCGACCTGGTGGGCTTCCCCCTCGCCGAGGCCCGGGCGATCGCGGAGAGGCGCGGCATCGGGGTCGAGTTGAAGGGCGAGGGCGAGGACCTGATCGTCGTCGGCCAGAGTCCGGGCACGACCCTCGAAGCACTTGCGAAAGGATCGGTCGTCCTCTCCGTCCTCCCGGCGGAGAAGGTCGTCGGCATCACTCTCGACGACGCCCGTGCGCCAACCACCTGCGACATCTTCAGGCGGGCGACCGGCCTCAAGACCCATGCGGTCGGGTCGATGCCCGTCCTCTTCACCTTCGAGGACGTCACCCTCTTCCAGCCGAAGATCAAAAAGAGCATCAACATCCTCCCTGAGAACGTCCCGAAGGACCTCGTGCCCTCGGGTTCCCTCGCAATGACCAACGAGTCCCGCCGGGGCGCCGGGATGGTCGGCGTGCGGGCGACGGACAACTCCGAGTTCGGCCCGACCTCCGAACCCTTCGAGAGCACGAACCTCATCGGGAGGGTGCTCGACCTGGAGAAGGTCGCCCGTTTCAAGGAAGGGGAGACCGTCTATGTGCGGGAGGTGAAGCGCCATGGCTGA
- a CDS encoding HAD family hydrolase, whose translation MTVAVVFDSAGTLLRSYRTARDVVTGELLSDVETTVLTCLDRSRVLIALNAHSRDVIAASPDQLLSAYLCDRNIGFGVSCLRQVVPQEHLARILYQDDTAQVEDLQTCIRDVWTILKEESLVVMDSGAILNLSRPGIEFTVTAGGRPFEGAKEAMADLHAMGVATYIASGDRAAKLEKIADHLGIPRDQVHGIATPSIKAQIVADLKQCYDTVVMVGDGINDLQAFSKADIAILSEQQSRQKPKKLCDAADYIIGNVSDVVPIVRDLCGDEIVSI comes from the coding sequence ATGACCGTTGCAGTAGTATTCGACAGTGCGGGCACACTTTTGCGGAGTTACCGGACGGCGCGGGACGTCGTCACCGGCGAACTCCTCTCCGACGTCGAGACGACGGTGCTCACCTGTCTCGACCGGTCGCGGGTGCTCATCGCCCTCAACGCCCACTCGCGGGACGTGATCGCGGCGTCGCCCGACCAGCTCCTCTCCGCCTATCTCTGCGACCGGAACATCGGCTTCGGGGTCTCCTGCCTCCGCCAGGTCGTCCCGCAGGAACACCTCGCCCGCATCCTGTACCAGGACGACACCGCTCAGGTCGAGGACCTCCAGACATGCATCAGAGACGTCTGGACGATCCTGAAGGAGGAGTCCCTCGTCGTGATGGACTCGGGCGCCATCCTCAATCTCTCCCGTCCGGGCATCGAGTTCACGGTGACCGCCGGGGGCAGGCCCTTCGAGGGGGCGAAGGAGGCGATGGCCGACCTCCACGCGATGGGCGTCGCCACCTACATCGCCTCCGGCGACAGGGCGGCCAAACTCGAAAAGATCGCCGACCACCTGGGCATCCCGCGTGACCAGGTCCACGGCATCGCCACGCCCTCGATCAAGGCCCAGATCGTCGCCGACCTGAAGCAGTGCTACGACACCGTCGTCATGGTCGGCGACGGCATCAACGACCTCCAGGCCTTCTCGAAGGCCGATATCGCCATCCTTTCCGAGCAACAGTCGCGGCAGAAACCGAAAAAACTCTGCGATGCGGCCGACTACATCATCGGTAACGTGAGCGATGTCGTGCCCATTGTCAGGGACCTCTGCGGGGACGAAATTGTCTCGATATAA
- a CDS encoding methanogenesis marker 6 protein — MAEYIPTYVGTVTKYVFVESPLLTPKDLAVRAYEISGGVMIKETCFGLQVTGTPDEVEALVAKVREFDPFHIFVKDRGFPPGDERRCRANLGGARPGYLGHEFEMKKVRYISKGLEAAAATAPSLPEKPKSLDARRLKEMMDAEEP, encoded by the coding sequence ATGGCTGAGTATATCCCGACATATGTCGGCACGGTCACGAAGTACGTCTTCGTCGAGTCCCCCCTCCTCACCCCGAAGGATCTTGCGGTCAGGGCCTACGAGATCTCGGGCGGCGTCATGATCAAGGAGACCTGTTTCGGCCTCCAGGTGACAGGCACGCCCGACGAGGTCGAGGCCCTGGTGGCGAAGGTCAGAGAGTTCGACCCGTTCCACATCTTCGTGAAGGACCGGGGCTTTCCCCCCGGCGACGAACGCCGCTGCCGGGCGAACCTCGGCGGGGCCCGACCCGGCTACCTTGGCCACGAGTTCGAGATGAAGAAGGTCCGGTACATCTCGAAGGGCCTGGAGGCGGCCGCGGCGACGGCCCCGTCTCTGCCTGAAAAACCGAAATCCCTGGACGCACGGAGACTGAAAGAAATGATGGACGCAGAGGAACCGTAA
- a CDS encoding methanogenesis marker 17 protein, with product MATLEYFRVECIEEKGREAYERIANDVLLDLDLVRVVSKLHIFIDPHVPVFVAVGATHPLGGPVLVRDFADVNVDEEGRAVLSIGDETYLAPMLQALWGRFGKDFVEQPDRFSVVVTVPKGEDPRAIEEIVVARPEEGLYKDLVYALQIIAPEGFKVRREYHREGVFYYVASENTLDPEVVETLVAEKLDLIGVSL from the coding sequence ATGGCCACGCTTGAGTACTTCAGGGTCGAATGCATCGAGGAGAAGGGGAGGGAGGCGTACGAGAGGATCGCAAACGACGTCCTCCTCGACCTCGACCTTGTGCGGGTCGTTTCGAAACTCCACATCTTCATCGACCCGCATGTCCCGGTCTTTGTCGCGGTCGGGGCGACCCACCCCCTCGGCGGCCCTGTGCTGGTGCGGGACTTTGCCGACGTGAACGTGGACGAGGAAGGGCGGGCCGTCCTCTCGATCGGGGACGAGACCTATCTTGCGCCGATGCTCCAGGCCCTCTGGGGCCGTTTCGGCAAGGACTTTGTCGAGCAGCCCGACCGCTTCTCTGTCGTCGTGACGGTGCCGAAAGGGGAGGACCCGCGGGCGATCGAGGAGATCGTCGTCGCACGCCCGGAGGAGGGCCTCTATAAGGACCTCGTGTACGCCCTCCAGATCATCGCCCCCGAGGGGTTCAAGGTGCGCCGGGAGTACCACCGCGAAGGGGTCTTTTACTATGTGGCAAGCGAGAACACCCTCGACCCGGAGGTCGTCGAGACCCTGGTCGCGGAGAAGCTGGACCTGATCGGGGTGAGCCTGTGA
- a CDS encoding methanogenesis marker 5 protein codes for MAKVFIYPATSLILSDMVARFGHEPLGSAIGIRERIQTPGFESPPLQITPEEPKKGLKWAAVEVPSGVRGRMAVYGPLIEAAEAAVIVRDPEFAFGCMGCARTNELILFHLRNMGIPVLELDYPESEDEGIAFVAAIREFLNGLPKEASE; via the coding sequence ATGGCGAAGGTATTTATCTATCCAGCGACGAGCCTCATCCTCTCCGACATGGTCGCCAGGTTCGGGCACGAACCTCTCGGATCGGCGATCGGCATACGCGAACGTATCCAGACCCCGGGCTTCGAGAGCCCGCCCCTCCAGATCACCCCCGAAGAACCGAAGAAGGGGCTGAAGTGGGCGGCCGTCGAGGTGCCGTCAGGGGTCAGGGGGAGGATGGCCGTGTACGGCCCCCTGATCGAGGCGGCAGAGGCCGCGGTCATCGTCAGGGACCCTGAGTTCGCCTTCGGCTGCATGGGGTGCGCCCGGACGAACGAACTGATCCTCTTCCACCTGCGAAACATGGGCATCCCTGTCCTCGAACTCGATTATCCTGAGAGCGAAGACGAGGGCATCGCCTTCGTCGCCGCGATCAGGGAGTTCCTTAATGGTCTTCCGAAGGAGGCGTCGGAATGA
- a CDS encoding ribose 1,5-bisphosphate isomerase: MLLNQTAEKIRSMEIRGAGRIARAAAEALKDRAGRLETDDLDLFRREMGRAAEMLVSTRPTAVSLPNAVRSVMRGMAGAATVREARDGLTDAADSFVLSSEHAVGRIGEIGARHIADGDVVLTHCNSEAALACILAAHREGKEIEVFATEVRPRNQGLLTIRTLNDAGIRTNFIVDSAVRSFINDVDLVVTGADAITVNGAVVNKIGTAQIALAAHEARTNLVVAAETYKFAPRTTLGERIAIEERDAAEVLDPAIAAALPNVRVRNPAFDVTPARYVDLIVTEMGAIPPQMAYCIIRDHLGWDIADFQKAFEIDEKNQE; encoded by the coding sequence ATGTTGCTGAATCAGACCGCAGAGAAAATCCGGTCCATGGAGATCAGGGGCGCGGGCAGGATCGCGAGGGCGGCGGCCGAGGCCCTGAAAGACCGTGCCGGGCGCCTGGAGACGGATGACCTCGACCTCTTCAGGCGGGAGATGGGGAGGGCGGCGGAGATGCTCGTCTCGACCAGGCCGACCGCGGTCTCCCTGCCGAATGCGGTGAGGTCGGTGATGCGGGGGATGGCCGGGGCGGCGACGGTGCGCGAAGCGCGGGACGGGCTGACAGACGCGGCGGACTCCTTCGTCCTCTCCTCGGAGCACGCGGTCGGGAGGATCGGTGAGATAGGCGCCCGCCACATCGCCGACGGCGACGTCGTCCTCACCCACTGCAACTCGGAGGCGGCGCTCGCCTGCATCCTCGCCGCCCACAGGGAGGGGAAGGAGATCGAGGTCTTCGCCACCGAGGTGCGGCCGCGGAACCAGGGCCTCCTCACGATCCGGACATTGAACGACGCCGGGATCAGGACGAACTTCATCGTGGACTCGGCGGTCCGATCCTTCATCAACGACGTCGACCTGGTGGTCACCGGGGCCGACGCGATCACGGTGAACGGGGCGGTGGTGAACAAGATCGGCACGGCACAGATCGCCCTGGCCGCCCACGAGGCGCGGACGAACCTGGTCGTGGCCGCGGAGACGTACAAGTTCGCACCCAGGACGACACTCGGCGAGAGGATCGCGATCGAGGAGAGGGACGCCGCGGAGGTGCTCGACCCGGCAATCGCGGCGGCCCTGCCGAACGTGCGGGTGCGAAACCCGGCCTTCGACGTGACGCCCGCGAGGTACGTGGACCTGATCGTGACGGAGATGGGGGCGATCCCGCCGCAGATGGCCTATTGCATCATCAGGGACCACCTGGGATGGGATATCGCGGATTTCCAGAAGGCATTTGAGATAGACGAGAAAAATCAGGAGTGA
- the atwA gene encoding methyl coenzyme M reductase system, component A2 has product MTALITIENLCMDFNGKRALNNINFEVGEGEIVGIIGRSGAGKTVLLHLVRGVDQPPTSGKVVYHVAACDGCDWVDVPGAAGKTCPKCGHTLQAVDVDLWNPAEEPMKRRVMARSAIMFQRTFALYGNDRVIENVLHALEDIGYPSTKAVTRAADLLDEVRLSHRMMHIARDLSGGEKQRVVLARQLAKEPCLLFADEPTGTLDPGTATLVHEMLKAAAETNDMGMMVTSHFSQVIEDVADRAIMLKDGEIDLIGSPEEVIHHFMEGYTDTEVYERAELGADVLQSRDVIKRYLSVDRGMVKAVDGVSFEVKEKEIFGIIGKSGAGKTTLSRMISGIIEPTSGEMNIRIGDEWVDMTKPGIEYRGRAKGYIGLLHQEYDLYPHRSVLDNLTDAIGLEFPKELAIRKAVITLKMAGFSEEKSREILNRKPSELSEGEKHRVALAQVLIREPRIVILDEPTGTMDPITKIDVKHSIMHAREQMDETFIVVSHDMAFVRDICDRIALMRGGKIIALGESKEVLARLTDEEREIMGKAQD; this is encoded by the coding sequence ATGACCGCATTGATCACAATCGAGAACCTCTGCATGGATTTCAACGGCAAGAGGGCCCTCAACAATATCAATTTCGAGGTTGGGGAGGGTGAGATCGTCGGCATCATCGGCAGGAGCGGAGCCGGCAAGACGGTCCTCCTCCACCTGGTCCGGGGGGTCGACCAGCCACCGACGAGTGGAAAGGTGGTCTACCATGTCGCCGCCTGCGACGGCTGCGACTGGGTGGACGTGCCGGGTGCCGCGGGGAAGACCTGCCCGAAGTGCGGCCATACTCTCCAGGCCGTCGACGTCGACCTCTGGAACCCGGCCGAAGAGCCGATGAAGCGCCGGGTCATGGCCAGGTCCGCGATCATGTTCCAGCGGACCTTCGCCCTGTACGGGAACGACCGTGTCATCGAGAACGTCCTCCACGCCCTCGAGGACATCGGCTATCCCTCGACGAAGGCGGTCACCAGGGCGGCCGACCTCCTGGACGAGGTCCGCCTCTCCCACAGGATGATGCACATCGCCCGCGACCTCTCTGGCGGCGAGAAGCAGCGCGTTGTCCTGGCCCGGCAACTGGCAAAGGAGCCCTGTCTCCTCTTCGCCGACGAACCGACCGGCACCCTCGACCCGGGTACCGCGACCCTGGTCCACGAGATGCTCAAGGCCGCCGCGGAGACGAACGACATGGGCATGATGGTCACCTCCCACTTCTCTCAGGTGATCGAGGACGTCGCCGACCGTGCGATCATGCTGAAGGACGGCGAGATCGACCTGATCGGTTCGCCCGAAGAGGTGATCCACCACTTCATGGAGGGCTACACCGACACCGAGGTCTACGAGAGGGCAGAACTCGGTGCGGATGTCCTCCAGTCGCGCGACGTGATCAAGAGGTACCTCTCCGTGGACAGGGGCATGGTCAAGGCGGTCGACGGCGTCTCCTTCGAGGTGAAGGAGAAGGAGATATTCGGGATCATCGGGAAGAGCGGCGCCGGCAAGACGACTCTCTCCCGCATGATCTCCGGGATCATCGAACCGACGAGCGGCGAGATGAACATCAGGATCGGCGACGAGTGGGTGGACATGACCAAGCCCGGCATCGAGTACAGGGGCCGGGCGAAGGGTTACATCGGTCTTCTCCACCAGGAGTACGACCTCTACCCGCACCGTTCCGTCCTCGACAACCTCACCGACGCGATCGGTCTCGAGTTCCCGAAGGAACTGGCGATCAGGAAGGCGGTCATCACCCTGAAGATGGCCGGTTTCTCCGAGGAGAAGAGCCGCGAGATCCTCAACCGCAAACCGAGCGAACTCTCCGAAGGGGAGAAGCACCGCGTCGCCCTTGCACAGGTGCTCATCAGGGAGCCGCGGATCGTTATCCTGGACGAACCGACGGGCACGATGGACCCGATCACGAAGATCGACGTGAAGCACTCGATCATGCACGCCCGTGAGCAGATGGACGAGACCTTTATCGTCGTCTCCCATGACATGGCGTTCGTGCGCGACATCTGCGACAGGATCGCCCTGATGCGGGGCGGGAAGATCATCGCCCTCGGCGAATCGAAAGAGGTCCTCGCCAGACTGACAGACGAAGAGCGCGAGATCATGGGGAAGGCCCAGGACTAG